The Acanthopagrus latus isolate v.2019 chromosome 20, fAcaLat1.1, whole genome shotgun sequence genomic sequence tCAAACAAACGTAATTTATCATCACTGAAAATACGCTGAGACCACATGCCGAAGTTTGTAATCCGCGTATTCACTCTGGTTGTTGGCTCGTAATTTGGAAAGAATGACCTTCAGGATCTTCATGAAAATCAGAAAGTTGATCTgttgatcagaagagaaaaaatagGTACAGATAGGTATAAAGCATTACGTCGCATATTATACAGCGGAGTCAGACACAAAGTAAAATGAGGACGCATGCATGGAATCCAACATAAAACTGCGAACACTATTTGCATGCTTACAATTGAAGCAAAAAGAATTGGGAAACGAATGATCCACCAGTAGTTCATGTTCTCATTGAAGGCCCAACACCTGCAAGGACAAGGCTCGTGTTACTGTTTCTCCCCTGTCTAATCTGGATCAGTTGGGTCACGGGGTCGGCACATGAAGTGatcacacgcatgcacacacacttactctttgttttctttatatagCTTCATCACTGCCCAGGGAACCACAAAGAGAAGTGGGGTTCCTGTggaaataaaaagtaaagaaagctGTTTTTTCATGGTATCCAGTTTGTTGGTTGGCTGTAATTACGTGCACTGAAGAGAGGGTCTGCAATATGGGACGAGGAAGTGTTTGCGGTTGCAATGTGTCTACATAGTTATGAACTGTTTCTCCATAGtgagatgtgtttttgatgCAATGAGAGATTCTGATCTTCCACCACAAATGTAGGTTGTGAGTCCCAGAAACAGAGATGGAACTTACCCCAGCCAAGACAGATGTAGGGTAAGTATTTGGTGCTGTCGATGAACACCGAGGCGATGAGCACAGAGTACAAATAAATGGCCTCTCCAAAGAACCAATAGTGATTGGCCAGGATACAGTACTGCATCATCACCTGTGCTATCCTGCAGCCAATAGCAGCCTAGAGGCGATAATGATACAAATAACACAAGGCTGACGTTGGAACTCAttaaagtcagacatttttttcttcatttgtcatttttagctGTGATTTTCAACACATGAACCATTTTGAACCGTCATGATCTACCTGATGACTGAGCATCTCTTTCACGTCAGTCTGCTTCATGATCTCTCTTCCCCAGTGGCGTTCCAGCATGGTGTCCTTAATGATGACAGATACAGCTCGCAGGATGAGCGACAGGAAGAGGTTTACATGAATGTAGTTCCTGGTGCAATGCAGCTTCCTGTCAGGTGATATGAAGGTAACACAAATTTTAATTTTGCTTATCAGAATTTTAAAGGGTAACCCCACctattttacacatgaaagaGTGTTTACTGGTCTTTACTGGTAAAGTATTATAAAACCTTTTACGTTGCCAGAGGACGCTGTATGTAATCCGATAATGAACATACATTTGCACCCAGTGATGTTACGCAGTTACAAAGTTGCAacgtgggtaatgtaggcacaatGCTTTGAAAAGGAGCAGGAATGCTGGGGAAAAAACATCACTATCTCCAGTTCTGCGGTatatttgtcataaaactaTCCATAATGATATTCAGTAGTGTTATAGCAGTGCAATGCATTATCATTCATTGGGCAGTCTTTCAAAActtggcacctacattacccacaatgcaacttagccacagattgacatcactagaggcaaTTCATCAGACAACACGCAActccctccagagccacaaaaagcttttaAGTACTTTACATATATAGCAGAACTCCtcgagacctgtaaacacatttaaatgtctaaaattgTTGGCATTACCCTTTCATCACTTGACTTTTCTATCTAATCTATATACACACTCAAACTCAACTTATTTGAGGTGAATGTTGAAGATATTGTCAGCTGTTGGGTATCTGATTTATATCTAGAATTTATGTTGTAACCGTGTAATCCAATCTGTGTTAAACAGCCTACCTGAAGCCCAGGAGAATGATGAGAGCCGTTGTGAGTGTGAAGAGGGACAAGGAGTAGCCGACAGTGTACAGCGTCCTGAAGCTCACCATCATTTGCTTGAACCACAGCTGTGAAGAGACAACACAGACAAAGGAGAGACAAGAGGCAACAAGAGACGCATAAGATACGGGAGCTTCATGGAAGATGTGAGCTGCTGTATGGAAACCTTGTCATGGAAAAAAGAGCTGAAGGACAGTAACTCATTAAACGTCTTGGTTGttgacacacacagtcttgCAGACAGGAGTCCTTAAGTCAAGTCACTGTCTGATGTCAAATAACCATCAAGCCAACGATGGTAATTCAAAGTATTTTGTCCAACAGCGCATGTCTCCAACAAACCCTGATggtttacttcttttttttttctttttccctttcacAGTAGATATATACCCCACTTATGTCTACCTAcgcattttttcttttccattgcATGTTTACATGATGACCTTGGTCTGACAAGAACCAACCCCAGTTTCATCGGTGCCGTGTGGGCTTcgcaaaagagaaaaaaacttccCCAGTAGAGGACACGTGTCATTCAAATGTTTGAGTGTCAAGAAGTGCTTGCGGTCGAAACAAATTAAGCCCCGAGCTGGGTTCATTTCAGTCCCCCTACCTCCTGAGATGTgacctctttttcctcctcgcACTGGGTCATGTTTCTCCACACCTGCCCGCTGTCATCTCTCTCCCAGAGGCCATCAGTGCCACACCGTCGAAGCACAACACCGTGGGACACTGGAAGGAGAAACAGTCATTACCCGCTTACTCCTAATTAGGATCCCCAGGGATTGAGACTAATAGCAGCACACAGTGGGCAGAAAACAGGCTGAATGCCTGGAGAAGTTATATTGAGCATCCAACATAAGGGGGAAAGAAACGCAAAGATACAGAGAAACTCTGGCACaatggccacacacacacacacacacacacacacgcaaaatgATCTACATATAATCTACAGCGAGTTTTTTACTTGACCAGTAGAAAGAATTGACGTAATTTTTGCGAAGATGGATGGAGCGACTCCCCTCGCACACTGCCCGGCCAATGTCACCACAAATCAAAAGCACGCGAACCGACGGGAACCGACGGGATCACATGTACGTTTCAGCCCACTGTTCTGTCAAAGTCAGACTGACTAAAAGTGTGACTTACCTTTTTCATACCACGGCAGGTAGAAGGGGCATGAAATGTTGACCACAGAGCCGGCAGGAGCATCTGGCCAGCAGGCGTATCTGTCAAACGTCCTGTTACAGAACAAGCCCACTAGAAAGGAAGGCAAAAAACAAGGAACTGAAAAGGATTCTGCTACTCGACAAGACAGCCATAGATGATGATTTCTGGCACACATTTAAATGGCATGATTTGAGTGTTTGTTCTTCCTGTAATTCCGTCTGTTGCCACAAACCCTTTTTACACAATGACGCAGTAATTAACGAATTAAGTTTTCCGTACCTTGACTGAGCGGCTCGTTTTctatcattttcacacagtctTCTTTGTACTGGACCCACTTCAGATAAGTCTCCTCCAAGACTTTCCCACTGGCCATCTCAATCTGTAAGGCAAAGACAAAAATACCTCAGAAACACCTTTCTTCACTTGTCAAGCTATTCTGAGGGGCTACTGGGAATGAGATTACATATATCATCATTGTATCATCATTAGTCAAGCCTACCTGTGGCAGTTCAAGAAACAGCAGGCAGATCAAAGTTATTACGTCTTGTGTCCAATTCATCGCTGCAGACATGTTCTTTCCGAACTGAGTGGAGAAAGAACAGAATTCTTTTCACTAATGATAGAGCAGGTCTTATTCATTAAGCTCAGCAAGGGCCACTGGGATCCTGTACCACCAGCTGTGCATCCATCGCAAGTAGATGGAGCAAGTGGGTGCCTGTTGCCTCGCAATCAAACATATGAATTATCATCCATTTTCGGCACAATCACGTGTCCTTTCACAAGCACTGAACTTTTGGACCCATGCCAAAATGCATGCACCAAAGTATTATTCCGTCACTCGGGCCTATATCTAGACAAAATACGTCGACATTTAGCTAAAATCTGAAGACTGTTTAATACTGCTGTTTAATGAAACtattcaaatgtaaatgataaaagaagtttgaataaaacatgcacaaatgGGGGAATATAGAGAGCCAGAATATATCCTTTGGTGCATAAATTAACTGGAGTGTACAGATGTATATCACTCAGAAATCTTGTCTGGTTCTCTGAGAAAACGAGGATTTAACAGTAatttgcagctttaaagatTTCCCTCATTCGCTAACAACTGAAAGCATCTTCCCCAATTTCAATACTTATCTGTAACATGATCTGTCTGGTGTGAACTCTTTTGATAAAAATAAGCTAAAAAGGAagatattcaaaataaaattaaaggggtttgatttttttttttttttaatactaacATGTttgaatatactgtatttttatcatATTCACTTTTCCAGCATACCTGCACCATGCTCAAAACTGGCGTAGTTTGAAAGGACACACCAGCACTGCCTCATTTGGCTTCAAATTTAACCTTTCACCAACAGAATAATACCAAGGAGTCTGTGATACACTCTGAATGTGGCTTCTACCATCGAACATTACCACCATAATTATGGCCAGAGGATCGGGCTTCTGCAGTGGTCAGTTTGATAATGGCTCTGATGTCTATCTAATCGTCAGTGGACAAGGCCTGCTGGGGGGTCTTGCAAGGCCCTTTAAACCCAGACACTCACTTAGATGATGAGTGATGTAGGATTCAGTCattaagaaaaatgtaactATTCTTCTTTGAAACTGGAATGGAATAGATGACAGTAGTGTAGCCCATGTGTTAAATCAGTGACTGCTGTATTAGTCGACCCTCATGTTACCAGGCATGAACTTCTGTGGCAGCTTTCTGACAGGCACAGTGTACCACAGTGATGtctgaaatgttgcttttgatTTTCCCCAcatgtcaaaaaatgtgatattatattgacattttttttagattagcAGTGTGGTCTATAGTAGTGATGTGTCCCTGGATAAAACCACGCTATTGCATAGTGGAATCACATTTATTCGCAAAACAAGCTCAGAGGGTCAGCCGTCTGTGGCAGTGCCACCTCAGGCTCAGCACAGCCTTCGTCAGTGTACCAACAGACTGTCAAAGCATGGATTTGATTTGTCTCCTGGTAGAAGGCATTTGACAGTCATTGCCTGTGGCAGCTCAAGGAATGAGGCTGTATTGGGTTTGGTTCCTTGTAAGGCCAAGAGCTGTCCCATGTGGAGATCCCCCCTACTCTATAATGGCAGGAAACATAATGTGAGTGATTCTAATCGATGAACTCGATTCCCATCAATTTGTAATCATCAGCAAGTAttgcattgttttctttgattccttatttctttctatttctgtttttcctcattgGTTGGATAATTGCTGTACATTTCCCATTTGGTTTGACTCATATGGTGCTCCCGTGTGGCTTGCATGGCCTACCTTTGACACGATTAACAGGATGTTGAATACTGCTGTGACGTTTTCTGTtgtgtgacaaaacaagcagaggAGTGTCATGTCACCCACATTATAAGGTTGTAAGAAACATAAGCCAAGGATGAAAGTAACTACGATAAAGAGAGCAACTACATCATCTCTTATTACCCTTTAAATTATGAGttaatgtttgaatatttgtttaataagttttgttttttgtatttattagcTAAAtgtattctatttatttatagcCTTGATTGATACATTAATTTGTAACCAAATCTAtccataccttttttttttttttgtatcattagTTACTGTATCACTTAGTCCAAGGCTTTATTAATCAGTATTTCTTTTCAGTGACACTTGTTGGTCCTCCTCCCTAACACAGCACGATCACATGAACTACACTTGGCTCCTGAGCAGTTACCTGACGCACTTTCACAGCTTCAGGCTTCTTTCAGAACAGTTTTCAAAACagttgcattaaaaaacaaaaaaacaggcattGCATCTTCCACATTCTGCAAAAAGCTGCCTACAAAGacagattttatgttttgtatgttgcactttttttctgtcgaATTGCAATGGCGATTTCAAAAATAAGCGAAAAATAAAGGTGTTTCTTTTTAGTGGCTTtcaaaagggagagaaaaaaaagacatgcgCACGCACGAAAGCTATCTTCACTGTTAATtaagttgatgtttttgtttttgttatgtcaACATACATCTCACATTTCCCGAGAGATGTATGATGCGTTCTGGATCAATAcaccccttccctctctctcccttttggGACATCTTCCGGATAAAGCAGTTGTGGTAGTCTACTGCCCCgcacaaacaaaagagaagaacagaaaacaccaGCACTTACAGATGAAGCGTCCCTCGGCGAGGagaaagctgctctgtgtgctccGTCCTGAGCGCGACGCACCTGAACACGCTCAGCGCAGCAGGTCCGTGCGCGACGCTCCCCGCAACAACAAGCGCTGTAAATTCACCCACTCCTCCACCGGCATTCAtcacacagagaacatttaCAAAGCAAGCCTCTCTTCGCCACAGCCTCGGTTGTtcaaaactgtcatttattGCATGCAGTTATCCATGGAGCGCGCGCGTAATGAGCGGGGAACGTGATGCGTTTGCGTTTTCTCCGAGCCCAGTCGCAGCGGGGAAAGGGTGCAGCTGTACATACACATGGGCGCTGCAACACGTTTCCATAATTTGTATGAATGGGCATCTTCAACCAACCACCGCCTTCATAGTGGGTTTTGGTTCAATTCAAAGGATTTAAGTGCAAACCAAGAGAGCTTAAAAATTAAGGTGCCTTCATAGAAATCAATTGGTACGGAGCCCAATCTAGAAagaatgcaaaaagaaaagagagaaaaaagaattTACTCAGGCTGATGGTGCACAAATCTTTGCTCAAGCTATGGTGTGCAATGAAGCACATTTATGGGGAACTGTAAATGTAGAGAACCAACTTAACATCACCTATGGGAACATCTgggagttaaaggtgcaatatgtaatttGAAGGATTTGCCACCTGTGGAGGAGCCACAAACTGGAGCTGCtaagctctctgtctgtctgaaactAGGGGCCTGAGTTtcggagaagaaattcaagcttttactttgaaactgCCCTTGTGCCTCTCTTCTTAGGCTtcagtttctcctgtgttttccccCTCATTATatcacctgtcctcttccctcctctgtcacctcacctgttcctcaccCTGtcattagtgtgtctgtatatagtctttgtccTCCCTCTTGCCTTTGTCAGTTCGTTTTGTGATGTTCTGTTGTTCCTGGTTATTCCTCCGCCAGCTGTTTCTGGCTTGTGTGTCTAGGATCCCTCTGcatttgtataaatgtgtgtgtcccCTCACCATAACAATTTACAATATTATTGagacaataacacaaactcagacttatttcatttttccataactgaataaacaagctgtcctcagaggaaaattaaggtcccaaaacactgttttgagaGCTCAATGAAACTGTGTGTCAGCATTCCAAATACTAATGAGCATTGCACCGGAGTACCTAAAGGAGGAAGGCCAGAGCCGGTAAGCTACAAGGTGATAATTCACTTGTAGACAGGTGTGAAGTTGGGCAGGAAAAATTCACACCTGCGCTCACCTTCCCCTAGCAACCCATGTGAAGACCGGCTGGGTCTGCAACCCACAAATGGCCCTAACATCTCCGAAattcagagctcacacgtgtccttaacgactgTGTTAGGACACTTCCACACAGActtttaaaagcctgcaactcccagttagcttgtttgtttggctTGTTGCGTTCTCTGTGTGCATTTATAGTACAGTTACTCGACTTTAGACTAGATTTATATGAGCTTCATATAAGAGCTCCTTGAGATCGACAGGTTAGATGTTTATGTTTAGGCAGTAGAAGTGGAACAATTGCAGCTCAGATCAAACCgctggtgcaaaaaaaaaaaagcgtttgcgatgaaaatgaaactgaggATAGATGTCCTCCTGTGTTTTAAATGCCATTAGATAAGTGAGGTTGAGGAAGTTCTGAGCACAACCTACCTGGGGGATGTTTTGGGATTTATATCATTCTGGTTTTGATTTAATTCTCTGTTGTCGCCTCTCAGAGGCGGACCTCAGCTGAactttatttcttgttttcattggAAAGCAGAACAGAAGCCGTCTGCCCAGTCTGCATGTTAAAACTGTTGAAATGTGAAGGGATTGAGGGTTTCCAGGGGTTGAGAATTCATTCCGTTTCGCTCCCTCTCTAAATTCATACGAGGGTCTGTGACAGGAATGAACCTGTGACTTAAACGGAGGCGTCGCTGTCATTCATTCCAGAAACATCTACACTAGTCAATTTCCACATGATTCCTGGTAGAAGAAATAAACAGGTGTCCACAATCAAATTATGTTCATTGCCACTGAGAAAAGCCACAAGTAGTAAGACC encodes the following:
- the LOC119009886 gene encoding glucagon receptor-like, whose translation is MSAAMNWTQDVITLICLLFLELPQIEMASGKVLEETYLKWVQYKEDCVKMIENEPLSQVGLFCNRTFDRYACWPDAPAGSVVNISCPFYLPWYEKVSHGVVLRRCGTDGLWERDDSGQVWRNMTQCEEEKEVTSQELWFKQMMVSFRTLYTVGYSLSLFTLTTALIILLGFRKLHCTRNYIHVNLFLSLILRAVSVIIKDTMLERHWGREIMKQTDVKEMLSHQAAIGCRIAQVMMQYCILANHYWFFGEAIYLYSVLIASVFIDSTKYLPYICLGWGTPLLFVVPWAVMKLYKENKECWAFNENMNYWWIIRFPILFASIINFLIFMKILKVILSKLRANNQSEYADYKLRLAKATLTLIPLFGIHEIVFIFATDEQTTGILRYIKVFFTLTLNSFQGLLVAVLYCYANKEVRTELKRKLRSWRIEAEITCCGQ